One Fuerstiella marisgermanici DNA window includes the following coding sequences:
- a CDS encoding methyltransferase family protein: protein MSSQTDELRSPGVNFPPPILFVISGYCGSAIEANVPVPLSTVVVVPAQVPLGWSTVALGTALLGWALVTFVWMKTAIYPNRPARQLVAQGPYRFSRNPMYVALTVITVGVSLLADNLWMLTLLPLVLIALTKLVIQPEERYLAETFGASYQSYQARVRRWL, encoded by the coding sequence ATGTCTTCTCAAACAGATGAACTCCGAAGCCCTGGCGTGAATTTTCCACCTCCCATTCTGTTTGTAATCTCGGGTTATTGCGGTTCGGCCATCGAAGCAAATGTTCCTGTACCGTTAAGTACGGTCGTCGTCGTCCCCGCACAAGTTCCTCTGGGCTGGAGTACCGTCGCTTTAGGAACCGCGTTACTCGGGTGGGCACTTGTGACATTCGTTTGGATGAAGACCGCGATCTATCCCAACCGCCCCGCGCGGCAATTGGTGGCTCAAGGACCGTATCGATTCAGTCGCAACCCCATGTATGTGGCCCTCACGGTAATCACCGTGGGAGTCAGCCTGCTGGCCGACAACCTTTGGATGCTAACGCTGCTGCCGCTAGTGCTGATTGCATTGACGAAGCTGGTGATCCAGCCGGAAGAACGATACCTCGCCGAAACATTTGGCGCGTCGTATCAAAGCTATCAGGCTCGCGTTCGTCGGTGGCTTTGA